The Candidatus Bipolaricaulota bacterium nucleotide sequence GGTCGCAGCCCTTTCTGCAGCCCAGCGGTCCCGCGGAGTCGTCACCCACTCGTCGGGAAATCACGGCCAGGCACTCGCTTTGGCGGCACGGGAGTTCGGAATCCCCGCATACGTGGTCATCCCGGAGAACGCCCCCCGGGTGAAGCTCGTCGCCGCCCGTGACTACGGGGCGAAGGTCGTCACTTGTGCCCCGACCCAACGGGCGCGGGAGGAGACGGCGGCGCGGATCGCGGCGGAGACCGGGGCCGTCCTGATCGACTCCCACGACCATCCCGAGGTGATCGCCGGGCAGGGGACGACAGCACTGGAGCTCATCGAGGAGGTCGGCCCGCTCGACGCGATTATCGTCCCGATCGGCGGCGGGGGGCTTGTCTCCGGGACGGCGGTCGCCGTCCGCCACGTATCACCGAAAACGCGGGTCATCGGGTGCGAACCGGCCGGAGCGGACGACGCCTACCGCGGCATCAGAGAAGGGAGGAGGATCACCGACTTCACCCCGCACACAATCGCCGACGGGCTGCGCACCACGATCGGAGCCCTCAACTTCGAGGTCATCCGGGCCGCGGTCGACGAGATCGTCCGGGTGGCTGACGCGGACATCATCTCTGCCATGCGCCTCATCTGGGCCCGGATGAAGATCATTGTCGAGCCGTCGAGCGCGATCGGGCTCGCTCCGCTCATAACCGGAGCACTCGATCTAACGGGAAAGAGGGTGGGAATCATCCTCACCGGGGGTAATGTCGACCTCGAGCGGTTCTTCGCCGGACTGGCGCCGCTGGATGAGGGATAAGGATATGGGCGAAGCAGGGCTCGAACCTGCGACCTTTCGGATGTGACCCGAACGCTCTCCCAGCTGAGCTATTCGCCCGTTCTTGCTCTATTCTAGCACCGATCTATCCGCCGATCAAGCGTCGAACTCCGCCCCGTTCAGCATCCCGGCGAGGCTCTCCCCTTCCCGCTTGCGCGTGATCTCCACCAGCCCGAGGGGGGTGATGTCGATGAAGTCGGCTGATACCCGGTCCTTGCGCAGCTCCTCCTTGATCGCGTCGATCATCTTCTGGATGTGCTGTTGGGAATCCATGTCCACGAAGTCGATGATGATGATCCCGCTGATCCGCCGCAGTCGCAACTGGCGGGCAATCTCCTTCACCGCCTCCAGGTTCGTGTTCAGGATCGCCGCCTGCTGGGTGCGGTGGCGCACATCACCGCCGGTGTTGACGTCGATCGCGGTCAGGGCTTCGGTCTCGTCGATCACGATGAACCCCCCACCGGCCAGGTTCACCCGCCGCGAGCGCGTCTCCTGGATCTGCTCCTCGATCTTATAGTGCTCGAACAGGGGCGTCTTGCCGGAGTGGACCTTGATCCGGTCCTTGTAGTCCTCCATATGCATGTACTCGAGGAACGAGATGATCTTCTCCCGGAAGAACTCGGAGTCGACGATGACCTCGTGCACATCCGGGAGGAGCCGGTCGCGCAGGATCGATTGCACCAACCCCAGGGTCTTATAGAGGAGCTGCGGGGCGGAGGAACGCTGCGCCGCGGACTCGATCCCGGCCCACGTCTCAGCGAGGAGTTCGTAGTCGCGGGCGAGTTCATCCTCGCTCGCCCACTGGGCGGCGGTGCGGGCGATCATCCCCTCCCCCTCCTTCTTCAACGCGCGTGCGATCCGCCGGAGTTGACGCTGCTTGCGCACCCCCTCGATCCGGCGCGATACCCCGAGGCGATCCTCGGTCGGGAGGTAGACCCAGAA carries:
- a CDS encoding Rne/Rng family ribonuclease, with protein sequence MEIYYGHPTQERIVGNIYKGRVEDVLPGMGAAFVDVGERKSLFLPQGEINDRVLKEHGLKPWHGAAQIEKVLKPGQSIVIQVRRGGIGTKNPQGTTKISLPGRFWVYLPTEDRLGVSRRIEGVRKQRQLRRIARALKKEGEGMIARTAAQWASEDELARDYELLAETWAGIESAAQRSSAPQLLYKTLGLVQSILRDRLLPDVHEVIVDSEFFREKIISFLEYMHMEDYKDRIKVHSGKTPLFEHYKIEEQIQETRSRRVNLAGGGFIVIDETEALTAIDVNTGGDVRHRTQQAAILNTNLEAVKEIARQLRLRRISGIIIIDFVDMDSQQHIQKMIDAIKEELRKDRVSADFIDITPLGLVEITRKREGESLAGMLNGAEFDA
- a CDS encoding pyridoxal-phosphate dependent enzyme, coding for MWERLSAAQERISPYIHRTPVLTSSSIDRTTGCTCFFKCENFQRTGSFKLRGAVNAVAALSAAQRSRGVVTHSSGNHGQALALAAREFGIPAYVVIPENAPRVKLVAARDYGAKVVTCAPTQRAREETAARIAAETGAVLIDSHDHPEVIAGQGTTALELIEEVGPLDAIIVPIGGGGLVSGTAVAVRHVSPKTRVIGCEPAGADDAYRGIREGRRITDFTPHTIADGLRTTIGALNFEVIRAAVDEIVRVADADIISAMRLIWARMKIIVEPSSAIGLAPLITGALDLTGKRVGIILTGGNVDLERFFAGLAPLDEG